The segment agatcttcaagatttACAACGCAGCAGAACCCCTACtcttatatatcaaattttccgtaccccatcccattcttACACTCCCGTCCCGGATCCCTAATACATCATCTCACATATCCTACAGACCATACACAACAGCGTCCAAATCTAAAATCTGCACATTTTACAGTCAAAACAAGCATAATCCGCAATGTCGATCTCCTAGCCACCTTTATCTCCAGTAATCTCTGAAGATTCTTTCGTCTCATTGGCTCGTTCGTTGCCATCCTCCTTGCCAAGCCTCCAACGCAGAGTACGATCTGCAAGAATACGAGATACGATTCATGATGTCAGGTACGGGTTCTCGGGGTTCTCGTGTTGGGAATTAAAATCATGAGGTTTCTTCATCAGGCTCACACTGCATGGAGAggaatgaagaggatggaggaTATGGAAGGGATGTCTAGATTGATAGAATAGGATGCATAGGGTTTTATTTATATGATTGTGTAATGTTGTACCGAGGTGGCGGTTTTGAAAAGATCACTGTTAAGGTTACGCAGTGACGGCTCAAAAATACAACTAGCGATGGTAATTACATCTTGGggtattttatatttgagGTTCGATGCTACGTTACGGGTGTGGCTgtgaggggaagggaggagaCCGGTACGAGCCGTTCACAATGCTTTGATTAGTTCAATATCAGTGCCCGAAAGACGAAAAGCCAGTTCCGCAATGGACAAAGATCCTCAATTTTACAATAAAATCAGCTATACTACACAGAGACTATCTCACTCACTATTGATATCGAGTAAATGAAAAGTCTCAAAAATCTACAACGTAGGGATTAGCGAAGATAGGGGTTGCTCAGATGCAATATGCCAGGATTGGAAGGATCGCCGGTGATATGACCGACcatgatatcttcaattcaGTGAAACTAGGAGCTTTTCAATACAGATTGTTTATCGCATAGAAGAACTTCCATACGGGGAGATAGAAAATCAGTAGATGAAGCTGGAAACGCCATATCCTACGGTAATGCCTCGACTTCGGCCAAATCAGATGCTTCTAATTCAAGCACTTCGTCCTAGGATGGAAGCTCCCAAGAGAGAAATTAAAAGCCTGCGGGTGACACTGAGAATGAAATATCCCACGATGATACCTTCTTTTCAGTCATATCTAGTACTTCCGATACAGGCGATTCAGGTAGGAATAGAGACTCCAACGAGAGAACTAAATTAGACGTCTGATGAGAGGGATAGACGAATGGTGATATTCTCCCACTCCTGAGGCGATCTGATACGTTTTAGTTTGCTTCAACAATACTCGATCGATTGATGATTtatgagaagaagggaaatgcTCAAGAACCAATAtctgatatatatatctaaagcCTTTGGCACAAACAGGCTGCAAGTGGCATCTCGATGCCCCTTTTCATTGAAGCAGTGAAGACCTCAAATAGAAGGACTGGCAAAGATGATGCAACAGAAAGAACAGATAAGTATATCATATTTGAACAAACCATTATATTTACATGATATAACTCTCAGATAATGGGATGATGCCAATGTAACCTGACCCATCTAGAACAATGAAATGGTAGTACCTCGAGAGCACCTAGCCATTAGCGACTGGCTCTAGCCCATAAAAATAGCATGTCGGTCAAAACTTTAACCTAAATGCCGATTGATCTTCAGCCTTACCAAACCACTAAAAATTCCAACAAACGATCTGATTGAACTACGACTCTACTTACAACCCAGCCCAGCCTCGAACAGCTCAAACAATATATCGCGTTTATACAATCCCATATCGATATCATTATCCACATCCATAGCCACTCGACAAGATGAGCGGTCCCGTCCACGACATCCAAGCCCCTGGTATCCAGGCACAGGgcgaaatattatttcacaTGCGAAGAGAAGTCGCGCAGCTACTCAATCGATCCAATCCCAGTTTCCCCGGCGCACAGCCTGTCAGTTTTACCAGACGTCATCTCGATGAATTGACGCGACAAGATTATTACGTGTGCGAGAAATCAGATGGGTTTCGCTACTTACTCTATCTGACCGACGATGAGGCCCACGAAGAATGTCATTATTTGATCGATAGAAGGAATGATTACTGGTATGTACCTAAAGGGAGTCTTCATTTTCCTATTCCTCGCGACATCGAAGGATTCCATAGAAAGACTTTGATTGATGGGGAATTGGTCATGGACAAGACCCCAAACGGGATGCAGCCGAAATTCCTCGTCTTCGATTGTATGGTGTTGGATGGGAACAGTCTTATGAATCGCACACTCGACAAACGACTTGCATATTTCTCGGAAAGGATCTTTTCGCCGTACCAAGATCTCTTGCGCAACTTCCCTCAAGAGATACCTTACTTCCACTTCTTGATGGAGTTGAAGCGAATGGAATTTGGCTATGCGATGGAAATGATGTTTCGACAAACTCTACCAAACTTGCCGCATGGAAACGATGGCTTGATTTTCACATGCAGGAGTTCGGAATACAAACATGGAACAGATCAAAACATATTGAAATGGAAACCCGAAAACGAGAATAGTATCGATTTTAAACTCGGGCTCGATTTTCCCACCGTTGAGCCCGATGCTATGGATCTCGCAGAAGGAAATACAGAGCCATACATTGATTACGATGCCATTCCGGTTTGCAACCTATCCGTCAATGCAGGCAATGGAAAGGATGAATGGTATGGAACTATGCATCTAGAACCAGAGGAATGGGAGAAGTTGAAGGAACTCAACGAACCGCTCAACGACCGAATAGTAGAATGTTACATGGACGACaagaaaagatggagataCATGAAGTTCAGAGATGACAAGGAGGTTGCAAACCATACAAGTACAGTGGAGAGCGTTATTGAAAGTATCCGGGATCGTGTAACGGAGAAGGATTTAATTGCCGCTGCACCTCGAATTAGGGATGcatggaagaggagagatgcGGAGAAGAAAGCTGCTGCCGCTGCCGCTGCCGCTGCATAAGTATGTAATGGGAATCTCATTGATAGCGAAGGGTATGAAAATCGTATTAGGCATGTTTCTTTTGGAGACGATCTTCAGGCGTTAGGCAAACGGAAAAGAATCCTTAATTGTACCTTATTGTATATTACATGGAACAGCTGTTACCGTCTGGTGCAAGCGAAAGGGGAATGGAGCAAACGATAGGAAATGATACCCTTTGATGACTATTGATGTTCAACACGCAAGCTACTATGAATGTGCTCCTTTGAGTGCACATGCTAGGAGTACTCCTAGGTTATATCCAGCTATTATCCGCAAGCTGGAACTCTCATTGTTGACTCCACACCGGGGATTGAAGGGCGATAATCGTTCTCATCGGAGCCCGCATCCATGTCAACGCTGCATCAGATCAGGTGTATGCAGCGCATACATCTATTCCCATCGCATATACTTAAGCTGTTTGTGCTATCATTGTGAACGTCATGATAGCagggaaagggaggaaaCAACCCATGCATTAGCAAAACATGAACAGAACCGAGCAGGATACTAGATAGAATTACTCGAAGAACTCGACTCGATATTTCAAGTCCATAGTCTCAGAAGGGATATCGAAGACTGCCGCCTGAATGATATACTGCAGACCTACCACATATGTCGTCGCTTATGATGAAACAAGAACAAGGGGTAAGAAAACTCGGTACATTAGATAGATACCGTAATACATTAAGAATATGCAAGAAGCGAAATAACAACCACTATTACacattttctctccatctcttgtTTCCGATCACCTAACTCCCTGCCACGGCTTCAAATTATCCAGAACTTTGGGTGTTCCAGCAGCAGCAAGCCCCCAATAACCAAATGCCAACAACTCCTCCATACCTAGTGCCAAACCCGTTGCAAAATTACACTATCCCCAACACCTCAATAATCACCAAACCTTCGGACCAAAATGCTCGCCCACGCCCACCACCTTCTGCACCGCCGCATCTTTTGCATCCAGCGTACTCCTAACAACACTATTTCCCCACCAATCCGGCGCTTCTATCCCATTAATCGTAAAAGCTGCAAAAATGAATATCGTGCTCAAGgccaatcccaaatccaacgCTGAACTCGTCAAGTAATTAAGACGACTCCACCATCCGAAATATTTCTGTCTGATAACTTTTTGGAAGATGAATCCGACGATTCCCCAGCTGAGATAATTGAGAGGAGTCGCGGGTGGGATTACTGCTGCGCCGCCGAATATCAAAGGGGCCATTAGATATTTGATTGGTGATTTGGGGAATTTCTTGGatagaatgaagaatattaCGGGAAGGATGGCTCCGAGGCCAAAGAACCAGAATAGGGCGGAATAGATCTGGCCTGGAGAGAAGATACGTTGCGGACCAATGAGACCCCATATTATGGATGCGGAGAAGAAAACGCGACCCCCAGGACAGGTGAAATGGGAGGGTTGATGTGGAGTACAGATCTCGGGTATGTTGTTTAGGGCGTAGTTAAGGACTGCTACTTGGATGAAGCAGGAAAAGGTTGTGGCGACTACTTGAGCCATGAACATTGTTCTTGGTGGAATCTAACGACGCAATAGATAAGCGAGGGACTTGGCCAGATGAGATCACGTAAGGAGAACGGAGAGAAAATACATACCTTCATGTAATgaccaaatttcaaatcgcTCACAAACCCCAACGCCTGACTCATGGTGACATACCCATAAGTTttaaaaatcatcaaagctAACGGCTTTCCTGGCTGCAAGTACCCGAAAATAAATTCTGTCAACacattcaatccaatttGTGTATTGGTAATTGCCTGGATAATGCCAATGGgcaatgaaaagaagaacGATATTGCCAGAGCAATGAGGAAAGCCCACCAGGTGAGATTGGTGGGGAACGCGAGGATGGTGATGAAGGAGAGTCCGACCATTAGGATGAAGAGAGACATGTACCACCAAGTGGGAGCTTCAGGATATTTTTGCATCATCTGTGAACAAGCTTAGTATTATACCTTGTGTTAGACTGGGGACGAGAAGATAGAGCACACATACCTTCATGTGAACATCAGGATTCTGTTGTTTAGTGCTATTGCGGAATTGAGCCCATATTTGCTTGCCATGGTGTAGATAGGTGTAAACAATCAATGAAGAGATCGCTGCAAATGACAACCCGTAAGAGAGAGCAAAAGTAGTTGACAGAAAAAGAGGTGAGTATGCTTTGTATTCCGCAAGATTGAGAGTAAAATCTTCGGTTAGGATTCTGGTAGTGTTATACGCAGCCCCGGTGTTGTCGTATGTAGCACTATTACTCATGGGTAGGAATTCTGAACTCCATGCGCCAGAATAATGGATTATTGATGCCCCAATCATGTAGAACGAGACCATGCCGATGAGTGTATTGGCAATTGCATGCCATCTATGATATGCATTAGTGTATTGGATGAAGAGCTACCATTGAACATTACTTACGGAGGAATCATCGGGCTCCCAATAAACCCGGAAATTTGAGTCCAATCAAAGGTCAAAGGTATGAGAGAAAGACCACTTGTACCACCGAATAGTTGATTAACAATAACATTGTCAGGAGCAATCCAAGTAGTGAAGGCGAAAACCGATAGAAATTGAGCCAAGAATCCAGGAATAAAGTACCAAACGAATGCACCAGCAGTAACATATCCAAACCACCTGTAGCGATGGATTGTACCCCCGAAAATAGTGGGATCGGGTCTCTCATTGTTTTCGTACATGGCGTTCATGAGAGTAACGCTGACGAGATTGGCGGGCCAGATCATTGCTGCAGGATACCTGAGTTGTGTGTTAGTGtatacttattaaaaattgtGCGCGGTCTATAGGGTTTTCAGACGAAACAGAATGGTGTGGGTGAACTAGCGCTCAAGAAAGGCAAAGCAATTAAGGGAAAGCCAGTGTACAACACAATTCAAATCGGAACaatgaaaaagagatttgGATAGAGTACTTACACCAAGAACTTGCGCAAGATACCAGCAATGCCGTAACCAATGGATTGAGTTGAAACAACCAAAAGTACTTGAAAAACCAACCCAAAATCTTGTTTGTAGAACGCAATTTGGGCAAGCAAGATATCAGTAGCATATGCTGCGCTAAAACTTACGCTTGCCATAACGACAATGATGGAGTgttctttgatattgaaaggCCCCGGATTCAATGACCACTTCAAACCAAGGGTATTGAATTGCTTCTTTGGCATCACGTTGGCCCATCCATGACCCAAAGGCCAAGCGATAATTTGAGCAATCAACGCGCCTAGACCGATCGAAGGAGAtcgaagagaaaaaagagtaTTCATAGATGCCCCAAAGACTACCAGCAACAATCCAATAGTCCAAGCACGAATTGTGTTCGCGGGTACATCCTCATCATAGTTCTTAACTGCGGCTCGGACTTCCGGGTATGGAGAATCCTCCTCGACTGCTGTGTAGgcatcgtcatcatcaaaagACGATTTATCCGGAACTTTTGAATCCTTTTCGTCCTCGGAGTAATTAGGATCTATCTCTGTATAAGCTTGTTGCCCATGTACTGGAAACCATGCGAACAAGCCCCATTGTGAGAGTCTTGCTTTTAGATACGTTAAAGGATCTGATCTAATTGTAGCCATTGAAATCCCCTCCGTCGTATCTATACTACTGctatcaacatcatccattATAGGATCTGAATCCCGATCACCCTGAACTCGTTCATAGAAGAGTGCCGTCGGACCAGCCgacttttcttcttgtgaaAAGGCCATGATGAATAACACGGAGATCGATCAACGGTCtgatgagagaagagatcCAAGGGATACATAGTATATAAGTCATTGCGATACAATAGTGTCCTAACTTACGCGCTAACAATAAGATTCCAAAATCGCCCCATCAGAGCACTGTCTTATTTTAGACCTACATGAAGCACCATTGATCCGGGAAAGGACATCGGATGGGGCCTCCCACCCGCACATCCCTGATTCCTGGAATTCCGCTATAGATAAGGATAGTGGAAACAGACTGCGTGATATTCCTAATTAAAATTGACAGATCCTGGGACGTAGACATTCGAATATCCTCTTCAGCGCTTGCGTTGGAGGAAAACAtgaatacctaggtattgaCATCGAATGATCCCTCACGCCTGGTTGCCATCTTTTAATTAGTGCCAGTGCCATCAATATCGCGAAATTAACCTTAAATAAGCTCCAAACCCAGAAAGGCAATGCGTATACTCCATGAAACAGTACTGCGGCGAAAAGTCTTCATGCATGAGGCGAACAAACAATTCCTAGAATAATTGAAGGAAACAAACGACCAAAGCCATGAAGCCCCCTAAGAAGATATCATAAAGTGGCGGTCGCATTCgcccttttctttccatgtTTGAAACGTCAACCGGACATCTAATCGTTGCTCACGGACTTTCGTGACCGAGCAATTAATTTGATGTCAGTTGCCTGTATCAAAAATACAAGGGTGAATCTATGATCATTTGAAGTCAGTTGTAAGACTATAAAGTCTGTTAAAGTACACAACTCTCAAGTTGCAAATATGCTTTTAGGTCGATTTGGTCTCGACACAGATGTGATATATGAGGTGTGGTTGCGGAATTGCACTAGCCCCAATATGTCTTAGTTCAGCCACTTTTATCCCACAGAGGCTGTGCTGCAAACCTCACATCATCTCAATTCGATGTTGTATTTCAGATTATGAGATGAATCACCAATAACGTTCTAGGTGCAGTGTCGAAAAGACTACATTCAAAATGAAAGACGGACATCCTTTTCTGTCCATACAAAGCAACGACTCCTGCACACATATTTTCATGGAATTGAGACAGATTAGATCATCACATTGCAATTATACATGCAAAATCCTTTGATAATTACGATGTATTGATCAAAAGTCTATACACAAGCCATTTAAATCCAGGCGACAGCCAGTACTCACTGCAAAATATGAGCAATCATAAGTAGTGCATATCTCATACGCAGAAATGAAGCAGTAAACCCAAATCAAGTAAGTGACCCATATTGTAACGACGAGCTGTTCCCCAAAATCACCATTATCGCCCCGTTCATCCtatcattcttcaaatccaGGTAGCATTGTGTAATGTTCGTGTGTAGTAGTAAAAACCGAGGTCCACAAACTGAGTGGAGAGAGTTCGGCTTGAGTTTCGTAGCATTTggaagaatgatgaatgaaatattgtCATCTTTCCTCGCCGTTTGGTAACTCCCTTCGAATCATCTGTTGCCATCAACCTTGAAATTAAGCAGGCAATCTGGCGGCGTAGAAAACACCATCAGTCACATACCACTATACGATGAAACCACTGATCAgcaatatatcaaaaccacAACAAAGCATGAAACTTACTCTGATTTCACCAATATCACCACTGTCGATCGTCAATCTATTTCTCTGGGTCCAGGTATCATCGAGCTCCCGAACCCAATACATGCGAAAAGGATCATCATCAGACGGCTTCATATCTTGCTTCTTGCTCGCCTCTGGTATCTGCATCTGTTGCAATTGAATTTCACTACCGGTAGCTCCGTAGGTGTTCATGGCAGGTTGGGGAACATAGCCTGCACCGAAAGGTACTTGCTGATTGTTGCCTGCGAATTGAAGATAAGGGTTGTAAGGGTAAGGTTGGAAGGCGGGTTGAGGGTAAACGTGTTGTTGTTGAGCTGCCTAAAGCGAAGAAGACATGTTAGTAATGAAGACAAGAAAGGCTATGTTGTTGCAAGGGACAAATTTCACACGCAACTTGCGCAATAGTAAAGTGAATAGAGAAAAGTTTGGAGGTTGAACTTGCAGCAAACGCATAAAATTGTTGGAGGTTAGGAGATTGTACGGATGGCATAGCAGGTGTAGGTACGACTGGAATTGGAGTCTTGGTTTCTCGAACGTAGACAACACCATTAACAATAATGGCACCGTCAGCGCGTGGAATGTAGGTATGTTCGTGAGGTCCAGCGGTAGTATCTGGCACCTGCGGCTGGAAATTTTGGACGGGTATCTCAGtcattgttgtttgaatGCTTTGAAGTATTGAGATCACTTTGTTGGTTGTAAAATTGATGTAGTGGATTCCTATATCTCTGAGAAGTTGAGATATAGAAATTAATTCTCGAGGTGTCGCGTTCATGGAATGGATCAAAGTTCGAGTTGTAAAGTTTTTGTTTGCGAAATCACACAAGAAATAATTCGAGGTAGGAATGGAAGCGACAAAGTGAATTTCTGGTTTGTACTGAAAAATGACACAGATACCAATGACCAACCCCGCAGCAGTTACAAGATGATTAGAAACCTGTTTTATAGATGGAGAAaacgatgagaatgagggcaacgagaaaggaaggaatgaaCAAGCTGACTTACTTCTCCAATCTGGACCCATCGACGTGTATTGGGATCGAAGACCATAATATGTCtaacttccttcttctttttctcctcctcgaGATATACATCTGTAAAAGGCCAGCATGGGAGACACATTTTGACAACCTTTCCAGATGTGGTGCCTAGTGTTCATGAAAGGTGTAAAGATTCCAATTGTCATGAGAATTGGTATTGAGAGTTATAACTAATTCAACATGTAGACAAAAACCTATTTTGGGAGAGACGGGGTGTGGAATACCATGGCTTCTGTCGGCATAGAATTTATGCATATGATGGATGTTTGGAAATTTCAGTGAATGCTACTGAGAATATTCTTCAGACAGCACAATATTGGGAGCATGGGGCTCAAACAAACTCACCTGCCCGCTCTTGACTCTAAAATCGTCATTCAATGTATCCTTTGTCACCAGCATATCATAGCTATAACATAAACTGATGGACTGATGTAGTTGCGCTACTGAGGTGGTGACATTCCAAGGGTCTTCTAATCCATCATGTAGTAAACTCATTGCCTTTGATTCTCTTGAAGGGAGGTTGCTATTCATAAGTGCGCAATCAAACATTCAAATGTGACTTGCCCCCCCAAAGACTCCTGACTCTCAAGCTGCTCTTATCTCTTGCCAGGCACCTGGGATTTCGTCCGCCGTGAAGGCTTCGGAAGGGGCTTGTTGATTGTGTTCCAGttttcaatccaatcatcTCCGTATTTACTAGCagtatcctcatcatcgaaGAATCCAGCCTTTTCCAGATCTTTCTCCCATTCTGCACTGTAAGCGCGCTCCTCTTCACGTCCATCGAAATATCTCTGTTGACAATCTCGATCCAACGACTAGTTGAGACACGATAGTTAGCACTTGGATACTGGTTCTGATCAGCGGAATGTACTTACATGCATAATCATAACACTACATTTCGTTGACTGTCCCCAATCTGCATACTTGGAGTTGACACAGCGGATACTATCCAGCATAACCATATAGTCATCTTGATTTCTGATGGGGCACCAGCCTGGTTTGTTAGCAGGATCTCTGCCTGTATGTGGTAATCGATACATCCATGGGCCATCCACAAGATTGAAGCCCTTGTCAGTGTGATCTCGTCCTGCTGTAGCTGATTCATTCTGAATGGATTCGGGATTTTCTGTCGATATAGCATTTTGATTTGTGTTCTGGGCACCAGATGTGTTCTCGAAATTTTCATTGCCCATTGAAATTTCTTCGGCTCTAAAGCTAGGGGATGGCCCAGAGAGAGCAGGCAATACGATGTTCTCGGGTGGAATTATGCTGTTTCGAGTTTCATCCTTGAGCGTACGCTCAAACCTTTCGAAAGGTGTTTTGTACTTGAAATAGAACAGGTTGACCTGAGGAGCTTGTCCCCAGCCGTTTATCAAAGTCACCAATTGAATTGCAAAATCATGACTCTCGTCTTCAGCTTCAATGCCGAGCTTTACTCGCTCGCCATCCTCCACAATCAGAAGCGCCTTCATTCTTGAAAGTCAGCAAACATATAACGACTGGGTGGAGAGTTTACACTAAAGAAAACAAGAACCAAAGTCCAGATTTGTACCTTTGCCACAATTGCTTTTTTGAGTATGTCTGGATCTTTCCTTAACAGCCCCCTCGCTAAGATGTCCTCATCAAGGAGCTTCTCGACAGATTTTCTCATATTTTCAGCGTCAGGATGTCTTAGATACCAGCGTATCTCTTCGCGTAGCGTATCATACTTGATATTCTCTATTGCAGCTTTCTCAACAATAGACTGTAGACTTTCATCCTCTCCTAGTGACATGGAAGTGGCAAATACAAAAGCCGGGTTGAGTTCGTACGCCGAATGATCAGTCAGGGCCGTAGAGGGAATACCTTTTAGAGCgccttttccctcttttAGAAGACAATCGATAATCATTTGCTTAACTTCAGCAGGCGAGTTGAACCTTCCCGGGGGGGCTTTTATAAGGGACGGTGAattcatgatgatgactATTGTTTCTGTTCTGGATTCAAAGAGTTTGTTGAAATTCGAGTTGCTAGAAGAGGGactgaaaatattgaagaggatttcaaataatgagcggaagaagattgagcaCA is part of the Botrytis cinerea B05.10 chromosome 13, complete sequence genome and harbors:
- the Bcceg1 gene encoding Bcceg1; its protein translation is MSGPVHDIQAPGIQAQGEILFHMRREVAQLLNRSNPSFPGAQPVSFTRRHLDELTRQDYYVCEKSDGFRYLLYLTDDEAHEECHYLIDRRNDYWYVPKGSLHFPIPRDIEGFHRKTLIDGELVMDKTPNGMQPKFLVFDCMVLDGNSLMNRTLDKRLAYFSERIFSPYQDLLRNFPQEIPYFHFLMELKRMEFGYAMEMMFRQTLPNLPHGNDGLIFTCRSSEYKHGTDQNILKWKPENENSIDFKLGLDFPTVEPDAMDLAEGNTEPYIDYDAIPVCNLSVNAGNGKDEWYGTMHLEPEEWEKLKELNEPLNDRIVECYMDDKKRWRYMKFRDDKEVANHTSTVESVIESIRDRVTEKDLIAAAPRIRDAWKRRDAEKKAAAAAAAAA